From Carya illinoinensis cultivar Pawnee chromosome 5, C.illinoinensisPawnee_v1, whole genome shotgun sequence, one genomic window encodes:
- the LOC122311636 gene encoding MLP-like protein 43 — MYEANAKRLYEVPKLCPTYIPKVDLVEGKWEDVGAVVNFHLAHGGKTVISKEIIESKDDEKLSVTFNLIRGELVEEAYKSIKFTFQAIPKKEGCLSRWSIDYEKLNLDIPDPKELLPFAADLTREIDDTLMKISQE, encoded by the exons ATGTATGAGGCAAACGCGAAACGATTGTACGAGGTACCAAAACTTTGCCCTACCTATATACCCAAGGTTGATTTAGTAGAAGGTAAATGGGAAGATGTGGGTGCTGTCGTGAACTTTCATCTCGCACACG GGGGGAAAACTGTAATTTCCAAGGAGATCATAGAGAGCAAAGATGACGAAAAACTGTCGGTTACTTTCAATCTGATAAGAGGGGAATTAGTGGAAGAGGCATACAAAAGTATCAAGTTCACTTTTCAGGCCATTCCCAAGAAAGAGGGATGCTTGAGCCGTTGGAGTATTGATTATGAGAAACTTAACCTGGATATTCCAGATCCAAAAGAATTGCTTCCGTTTGCAGCTGATCTTACCAGAGAGATAGATGATACTCTTATGAAGATCAGCCAGGAGTAG